One Mugil cephalus isolate CIBA_MC_2020 chromosome 12, CIBA_Mcephalus_1.1, whole genome shotgun sequence DNA segment encodes these proteins:
- the idh1 gene encoding isocitrate dehydrogenase [NADP] cytoplasmic, translated as MSPKIKAGSVVEMQGDEMTRVIWELIKEKLIFPYLELDLHSYDLGMENRDATDDRVTVEAAEAVRRYNVGVKCATITPDENRVEEFKLKQMWRSPNGTIRNILGGTVFREAIICKNIPRLVTGWVKPIIIGRHAHGDQYKATDFVVPGPGKVEMTYTPAKGEPVKFVVHEFEGTGGVALGMYNTDKSIRDFAHSSFQMGISKGWPLYLSTKNTILKKYDGRFKDIFQEIYEKEYRAQFEAKGIWYEHRLIDDMVAQAMKSEGGFIWACKNYDGDVQSDSVAQGYGSLGMMTSVLICPDGRTVESEAAHGTVTRHYRQHQQGKETSTNPIASIFAWTRGLLHRAKLDNNAELRVFSEALEAVCIETIEAGFMTKDLAICIKGLSNVTRADYLNTFEFLDKLAENLKIKLASQPKL; from the exons aTGTCTCCAAAGATCAAGGCCGGCTCTGTTGTGGAGATGCAGGGAGACGAGATGACTCGGGTCATCTGGGAGCTCATCAAGGAGAAGCTCATCTTCCCGTACCTGGAGCTCGACCTGCACAG CTATGACCTTGGCATGGAGAACCGAGACGCAACAGACGACCGGGTGACGGTTGAGGCAGCGGAGGCGGTCCGCCGTTACAACGTGGGCGTCAAGTGCGCTACCATCACGCCAGATGAGAATCGCGTGGAGGAGTTCAAACTCAAGCAGATGTGGCGCTCGCCCAATGGGACCATCCGTAACATCCTGGGGGGGACCGTGTTTAGGGAGGCTATCATCTGTAAGAACATCCCTCGCCTGGTGACTGGCTGGGTCAAGCCCATCATCATTGGCAGGCACGCACACGGAGATCAG TACAAAGCCACAGACTTTGTCGTGCCTGGGCCTGGGAAAGTAGAGATGACCTACACTCCTGCAAAGGGAGAGCCAGTCAAATTTGTTGTTCACGAGTTTGAGG GCACAGGAGGTGTAGCTCTGGGAATGTACAACACTGACAAGTCCATCAGGGACTTTGCCCACAGCTCCTTCCAGATGGGTATATCCAAAGGCTGGCCTCTCTACCTCAGCACCAAGAACACCATCCTGAAGAAGTACGACGGCCGCTTCAAAGACATCTTCCAGGAGATCTACGAAAA GGAATATCGTGCTCAGTTTGAGGCCAAAGGAATCTGGTATGAGCACAGACTGATTGATGACATGGTGGCCCAGGCCATGAAATCTGAGGGAGGCTTCATTTGGGCCTGCAAGAACTACGATGGAGATGTGCAGTCTGACTCTGTGGCACAAG GGTACGGCTCTCTGGGTATGATGACCAGCGTTCTGATTTGTCCTGATGGACGCACAGTGGAGTCAGAGGCTGCCCACGGCACCGTGACCCGCCACTACAGGCAACACCAGCAGGGAAAAGAAACCTCCACCAACCCCATCG CCTCCATCTTTGCATGGACGCGAGGTCTCCTCCATCGGGCCAAGCTGGACAACAACGCAGAGCTGCGAGTCTTCTCTGAGGCACTGGAAGCCGTTTGCATTGAAACCATCGAGGCTGGTTTCATGACCAAGGATCTGGCTATCTGCATCAAAGGCCTCTCAAA TGTGACCCGTGCCGACTACTTGAACACCTTTGAGTTTCTGGACAAGCTGGCAGAGAACCTGAAGATTAAGCTGGCTAGCCAACCCAAACTGTGA
- the epsti1 gene encoding epithelial-stromal interaction protein 1 isoform X1, with the protein MDPPHRNQLSNTSLPGGNSPGVSGNRQTPQNVDRETPENGNPQEADRQPQYLSGFTVIAPNQSRRSKIKTMAQKEEEDLQRWKETHRVPSVHLNPERLGGDVTLAEARQKQFTESRCSKLQKKLKKEEMDRRRRQEEEEELQKMKTRQREKAEHLEQRRQQEEQRRREQFRQDHLRSTEKFLQRCEKIVPLAASSEAHMSRKQSCYKGSRSPGTIVKAMEAETDVWWYHTRVKQISLKSEDVERHQRERPRSAREVQLEHERVNSAFLDKLEGLSKQAQKESVVEAERGQDFRQCATAGHLKPDQDHSCSGWTEEAEPEPDYDWALMKLMNQFPDCCQDFLEDILEQCHGDHEQATMLLISTLS; encoded by the exons ATGGATCCTCCTCACAGAAACCAGCTGAGCAACACTTCCCTCCCGGGAGGGAACTCACCCGGTGTCTCTGGAAACAGACAAACTCCTCAAAATGTTGACAGAGAAACACCTGAGAACGGGAATCCGCAAGAAGCTGACAGACAGCCTCAGTA CTTAAGTGGATTCACCGTCATTGCACCGAATCAATCTCGTCGAAGCAAGATTAAAACCA TGGCccaaaaagaagaggaggatctTCAGAGATGGAAAGAGACCCACAGGGTCCCGTCTGTGCATCTGAATCCAGAGAGGCTCG GGGGTGATGTGACGTTGGCTGAGGCCAGACAGAAGCAATTCACAGAGTCACGTTGCTCCAAACTGCAGAAGAAG CTGAAAAAGGAAGAGATGGACCGGAGGAGGAggcaagaagaggaagaggagctgcagaagatgaaaaccagacagagagagaag GCCGAGCACCTGGagcagaggaggcagcaggaggagcagaggaggagggagcagtTCAGGCAGGATCACCTCAG GTCAACTGAGAAATTTCTTCAGAGGTGTGAGAAGATAGTTCCACTGGCGGCCAGCAGTGAGGCGCACATGTCAAGAAAACAG TCATGTTACAAGGGGTCAAGAAGTCCAGGGACTATTGTAAAGGCTATGGAAGCAGAAACAGATGTGTGGTGGTATCATACCAGAGTCAAGCAGATCAGTCTCAAG AGCGAGGACGTGGAGCGCCATCAAAGAGAGCGGCCGAGAAGTGCCAGAGAAGTGCAGCTGGAGCATGAAAG GGTGAACTCCGCCTTTTTGGACAAACTGGAGGGTCTTAGCAAACAAGCCCAAAAGGAAAGCGTTGTGGAGGCCGAGCGTGGGCAGGACTTTAGACAATGTGCGACAGCAGGACACCTGAAGCCAGACCAAGACCATAGCTGCTCTGGCTGGACAGAGGAAGCCG agccGGAGCCAGACTATGACTGGGCCTTAATGAAACTGATGAACCAATTTCCAGACTGCTGCCAGGACTTCCTAGAGGACATCCTCGAGCAGTGCCATGGTGATCACGAGCAGGCCACCATGCTACTCATCAGCACACTAAGTTAA
- the epsti1 gene encoding epithelial-stromal interaction protein 1 isoform X2 has protein sequence MDPPHRNQLSNTSLPGGNSPGVSGNRQTPQNVDRETPENGNPQEADRQPQYLSGFTVIAPNQSRRSKIKTMAQKEEEDLQRWKETHRVPSVHLNPERLGGDVTLAEARQKQFTESRCSKLQKKLKKEEMDRRRRQEEEEELQKMKTRQREKAEHLEQRRQQEEQRRREQFRQDHLRSTEKFLQRCEKIVPLAASSEAHMSRKQSEDVERHQRERPRSAREVQLEHERVNSAFLDKLEGLSKQAQKESVVEAERGQDFRQCATAGHLKPDQDHSCSGWTEEAEPEPDYDWALMKLMNQFPDCCQDFLEDILEQCHGDHEQATMLLISTLS, from the exons ATGGATCCTCCTCACAGAAACCAGCTGAGCAACACTTCCCTCCCGGGAGGGAACTCACCCGGTGTCTCTGGAAACAGACAAACTCCTCAAAATGTTGACAGAGAAACACCTGAGAACGGGAATCCGCAAGAAGCTGACAGACAGCCTCAGTA CTTAAGTGGATTCACCGTCATTGCACCGAATCAATCTCGTCGAAGCAAGATTAAAACCA TGGCccaaaaagaagaggaggatctTCAGAGATGGAAAGAGACCCACAGGGTCCCGTCTGTGCATCTGAATCCAGAGAGGCTCG GGGGTGATGTGACGTTGGCTGAGGCCAGACAGAAGCAATTCACAGAGTCACGTTGCTCCAAACTGCAGAAGAAG CTGAAAAAGGAAGAGATGGACCGGAGGAGGAggcaagaagaggaagaggagctgcagaagatgaaaaccagacagagagagaag GCCGAGCACCTGGagcagaggaggcagcaggaggagcagaggaggagggagcagtTCAGGCAGGATCACCTCAG GTCAACTGAGAAATTTCTTCAGAGGTGTGAGAAGATAGTTCCACTGGCGGCCAGCAGTGAGGCGCACATGTCAAGAAAACAG AGCGAGGACGTGGAGCGCCATCAAAGAGAGCGGCCGAGAAGTGCCAGAGAAGTGCAGCTGGAGCATGAAAG GGTGAACTCCGCCTTTTTGGACAAACTGGAGGGTCTTAGCAAACAAGCCCAAAAGGAAAGCGTTGTGGAGGCCGAGCGTGGGCAGGACTTTAGACAATGTGCGACAGCAGGACACCTGAAGCCAGACCAAGACCATAGCTGCTCTGGCTGGACAGAGGAAGCCG agccGGAGCCAGACTATGACTGGGCCTTAATGAAACTGATGAACCAATTTCCAGACTGCTGCCAGGACTTCCTAGAGGACATCCTCGAGCAGTGCCATGGTGATCACGAGCAGGCCACCATGCTACTCATCAGCACACTAAGTTAA